Proteins found in one Crassostrea angulata isolate pt1a10 chromosome 3, ASM2561291v2, whole genome shotgun sequence genomic segment:
- the LOC128176804 gene encoding uncharacterized protein LOC128176804 has translation MTNENSFSLTHDPLVSAQQTKKKKEKEGKKKKKKEKGEKERKGERKKKRKEEKRRKEEEKKEKRKKKRKGKKEKREKGREKGGKKEKRGKKKEEKRGEKEGKKKEKREERKGEERGREERKRKRRKRKKKRKRREKEKKGRREKRGKKKEEKRGEKEGKKEEKREERKKGRKRKRKGRKERKKEKGEKKKEKKRKRREKEKKGEGKRKGERKRRRKGEKRKEKRKKKRRKEKGKKKEEKRKKRKEKKILSAFDNNHNVISLSCFKTNPLSKLALFLIL, from the exons ATGACTAACGAGAATTCTTTCTCTCTCA CCCATGACCCATTAGTCTCTGCgcaacaaaccaaaaaaaaaaaagaaaaagaaggaaaaaagaagaaaaagaaagaaaaaggggaaaaagagagaaaaggggaaagaaaaaagaagagaaaagaGGAAAAAAGGAGGAAAGAAGAAGAGAAAAAggagaaaagaaagaaaaaaagaaaaggaaaaaaagaaaaaagagaaaaaggaAGGGAAAAAGGGGGAAAGAAAGAGAAAAGGGGGAAGAAAAAGGAGGAGAAAAGGGGAGAAAAGGaaggaaaaaagaaagaaaaaagggaGGAAAGAAAAGGGGAAGAAAGAGGAAGAGAAGAAAGGAAGAGAAAaaggagaaaaagaaaaaaaaagagaaaaagaagggaaaaagagaaaaaaggaaGGAGAGAGAAAAGGGGAAAGAAAAAGGAGGAGAAAAGGGGAGAAAAGGAaggaaaaaaggaagaaaaaagggaggaaagaaaaaaaggaagaaagagGAAGAGAAAAGggagaaaagaaagaaaaaaagaaaaaggagaaaagaaaaaagaaaaaaagagaaaaagaagggaaaaagagaaaaaagggGAAGGAAAGAGAAAAGGGGAAAGAAAAAGGAGGAGAAAAGGGGAGAAAAGGAaggaaaaaaggaagaaaaaaaggaGGAAAGAAAAAGGGAAGAAAAAggaagagaaaagaaaaaagaggaaagagaaaaaaatcctgaGTGCTTTTGACAATAATCATAATGTGATTTCATTATCATGCTTTAAAACAAATCCTTTATCTAAATTggctttatttttaattctatgA
- the LOC128178966 gene encoding uncharacterized protein LOC128178966 isoform X3: MSSLVPTFQRLPSGILSLSDSAAARAVKTEHRERNRAESESVIRIKTQAERSVNALGGDVKNVKHLLGQHTIQFGQFRGMTFKWLLENAPGWVAFLIARDETSGETQGVGNRWLNKMALRRYVYLFEESKELVRMKREEKQRRTPGNQKPSSETRTLDVHVDDSELIACLEEVEGKAGKGIPKPTPNLASAVRRKSSTSTSTSEDSGSSRPTSSTSAAMVGRNQQQESSSSTAPELDSLALPSGWKKTLPEVDHQWISETFFHAGKRGPEFDFSRVSKLWYDPPQPSLSRAVLNKPDRYFGHRFFLWMPRHLFHTQFHCPHSGCNGTLTNAGVHQKTRRVVDVDSVYNIAAEYLSCSNCHKKVISWSEGVLNQLDNATRSRFPCILTSKYACDLKIVRLLRQRGLGNSSSAVMKQVREQHGESYLNNLQLYLSHCRDFKTSAERGFFAPIQFSEPPPAAAVPRHRWFMKVYQIDVLNRVDYIKAHMTSQFGTVLKMDSTKKITNKLAGKGRKTAMWATNIGNEHGQVLMSVLTVGEGSGLKQMLDGLVTRYRNAGVPPPKALYVDRDCCGASSVHKYLEAWPFLHIRLDIWHFMRRFPYGCTTDKHQLYSVLMGKLSQCIFKWDETDLNLLKTAKRAEMIQQCIQNPSEDDVIRRLSTAELALHCKRVTRGTAETTRLISSLLESLDGPRGFDTQGVPLFDSEKIQQIWKIQSQHVSCIQDPPGLRLYTQVNTLKKGGIELPVYRCARGSTSLESFHLHMNRFIPGTLAKDINFQVFLLDGLFRWNSDRKSSAVVDVKEDAPMTYSGPLKNSVNKLANEVLGRGIFDDYKPPGKYTGELIGIEYLYSQTGEGVTDYREAVRILADDADVEEENPEHSEADEGFHEQQEEMLDPTLPVELSVDPVELGMDPVTPTCTSTSASPALLNIPSVAEYRQMMAQSDPVEVPTHHYEAETDKSKDSDFGDVSDCRLKDISDMNDSKKLNDSKSEMYL; this comes from the exons ATGAGTTCCTTAGTGCCCACATTCCAACGATTGCCCTCAGGAATTTTGTCCCTCAGTGACAGTGCTGCTGCGAGAGCCGTGAAAACGGAACACAGGGAACGGAACCGAGCTGAATCCGAGAGTGTCATCCGGATAAAGACCCAGGCAGAGCGATCCGTAAACGCCTTGGGGGGAGATGTTAAGAATGTAAAGCATCTGCTCGGACAACATACAATCCAGTTTGGACAGTTTCG AGGAATGACATTCAAATGGCTGCTTGAAAATGCTCCGGGGTGGGTTGCGTTTTTGATTGCCAGGGATGAAACTTCCGGAGAGACCCAGGGTGTTGGCAATAGATGGCTTAACAAGATGGCCCTCCGAAGATATGTCTATCTATTTGAAGAGAGCAAGGAATTAGTGAGGAtgaaaagagaagaaaaacaGAGAAGGACACCTG gGAATCAGAAGCCAAGTTCAGAGACCAGAACCCTTGATGTTCATGTTGATGACTCTGAACTGATAGCATGCTTAGAGGAAGTGGAAGGCAAAGCTGGCAAAG GAATCCCAAAGCCTACGCCAAATCTTGCATCGGCTGTTAGGAGGAAATCATCTACATCTACTTCTACATCTG aagATTCCGGTTCCTCCAGGCCGACTAGTAGTACTTCAGCTGCCATGGTTGGAAGAAATCAGCAGCAAGAGTCAAGTTCATCCACAG CACCAGAGTTGGATAGCCTAGCACTTCCTTCTGGCTGGAAAAAGACACTTCCTGAAGTTGACCATCAGTGGATATCGGAGACCTTCTTTCATGCTGGGAAGCGAGGTCCTGAATTTGATTTCAGCCGTGTGTCAAAGCTATGGTACGATCCACCCCAGCCAAGTCTGTCCCGAGCTGTCTTGAACAAGCCGGACCGATACTTTGGACATCGTTTCTTTCTTTGGATGCCACGCCACTTGTTCCATACGCAGTTTCACTGCCCCCATAGTGGTTGTAACGGAACGTTGACAAATGCAGGCGTCCATCAGAAAACCAGGCGTGTTGTGGATGTAGATTCTGTCTACAATATAGCAGCTGAATATCTTAGCTGTTCCAACTGCCATAAGAAGG ttaTTAGTTGGAGTGAGGGAGTTCTTAACCAACTGGACAATGCAACAAGGTCCCGCTTTCCTTGCATCCTTACCTCAAAGTATGCCTGCGATTTGAAGATTGTACGCCTTCTGAGACAGAGAGGACTTGGAAACAGCAGCAGCGCAGTGATGAAACAGGTAAGGGAACAACATGGTGAGTCTTAtctaaataatttacaattgtaTCTATCTCATTGCAGGGACTTTAAGACATCGGCAGAGAGGGGATTCTTTGCTCCGATTCAGTTTAGTGAGCCTCCTCCAGCTGCCGCTGTACCAAGACACCGCTGGTTCATGAAGGTCTACCAGATAGATGTTCTGAACCGCGTTGATTACATCAAAGCCCACATGACGTCACAGTTTGGGACCGTCCTCAAGATGGACTCAACAAAGAAAATCACCAACAAGCTTGCCG GAAAGGGGAGGAAGACAGCAATGTGGGCCACCAACATTGGTAATGAGCATGGACAAGTCCTCATGTCTGTCTTGACTGTCGGTGAGGGATCAGGTTTGAAGCAGATGTTGGATGGCCTTGTTACACGGTACAGAAATGCTGGCGTTCCTCCTCCCAAGGCACTCTATGTTGACCGTGACTGCTGCGGAGCTTCATCTGTGCATAAGTACTTGGAGGCCTGGCCCTTTCTTCATATCAG GTTGGATATATGGCACTTCATGCGCCGCTTTCCCTATGGCTGCACCACTGATAAGCATCAACTGTACAGTGTTTTAATGGGGAAGTTGAGCCAGTGCATCTTCAAGTGGGATGAGACTGATCTCAACTTACTGAAGACTGCTAAGCGAGCCGAGATGATTCAGCAGTGCATCCAAAATCCCTCAGAGGATGATGTCATAAGACGCTTGTCTACAGCTGAGCTTGCACTCCACTGCAAGCGAGTGACCCGCGGCACTGCTGAAACAACTAGGCTCATATCCAGCCTGTTAGAATCCCTAGATGGCCCCAGAGGTTTTGATACCCAGGGAGTGCCTTTGTTTGACAGTGAGAAGATCCAGCAGATCTGGAAGATACAGAGTCAGCATGTATCTTGCATCCAGGATCCCCCTGGTCTTAGACTCTACACACAGGTGAACACTTTGAAGAAAGGCGGCATTGAACTTCCTGTTTACAGATGTGCAAGAGGCTCCACCTCTCTGGAAAGCTTTCATCTCCATATGAACAGGTTTATTCCAG gaACCCTGGCAAAGGACATCAATTTCCAGGTATTCCTATTGGATGGTCTGTTCAGATGGAATTCTGACCGGAAGAGTTCAGCAGTAGTTGATGTCAAAGAAGACGCCCCAATGACATACAGTGGACCGCTTAAGAACTCTGTTAACAAGTTGGCAAATGAGGTCTTGGGCAGAGGAATCTTTGACGACTACAAGCCACCTGGAAAATACACGG GAGAGCTGATAGGAATAGAGTACCTCTACTCCCAAACAGGAGAAGGTGTGACTGACTACAGAGAGGCCGTCCGGATACTCGCTGATGATGCCGATGTGGAGGAGGAAAACCCAGAGCATTCTGAAGCAGATGAAGGATTCCATGAACAACAGGAGGAGATGTTGGATCCCACACTGCCTGTAGAGTTAAGTGTGGATCCTGTAGAGTTAGGTATGGATCCTGTCACACCAACTTGTACATCTACTTCTGCTTCTCCTGCCCTCCTTAACATCCCGTCAGTAGCTGAGTATAGACAGATGATGGCCCAGTCAGATCCAG TTGAGGTACCTACTCATCACTATGAGGCTGAGACAGATAAAAGCAAAGATTCAGACTTTGGTGATGTAAGTGATTGCAGATTAAAAGATATTAGTGACATGAATGAcagcaaaaaattgaatgatagtAAAAGTGAAATGTACTTATaa
- the LOC128178966 gene encoding uncharacterized protein LOC128178966 isoform X2: MKRHFTANHHLIPALLHCLIFWIFITTFFPVMSSLVPTFQRLPSGILSLSDSAAARAVKTEHRERNRAESESVIRIKTQAERSVNALGGDVKNVKHLLGQHTIQFGQFRGMTFKWLLENAPGWVAFLIARDETSGETQGVGNRWLNKMALRRYVYLFEESKELVRMKREEKQRRTPGNQKPSSETRTLDVHVDDSELIACLEEVEGKAGKGIPKPTPNLASAVRRKSSTSTSTSDSGSSRPTSSTSAAMVGRNQQQESSSSTAPELDSLALPSGWKKTLPEVDHQWISETFFHAGKRGPEFDFSRVSKLWYDPPQPSLSRAVLNKPDRYFGHRFFLWMPRHLFHTQFHCPHSGCNGTLTNAGVHQKTRRVVDVDSVYNIAAEYLSCSNCHKKVISWSEGVLNQLDNATRSRFPCILTSKYACDLKIVRLLRQRGLGNSSSAVMKQVREQHGESYLNNLQLYLSHCRDFKTSAERGFFAPIQFSEPPPAAAVPRHRWFMKVYQIDVLNRVDYIKAHMTSQFGTVLKMDSTKKITNKLAGKGRKTAMWATNIGNEHGQVLMSVLTVGEGSGLKQMLDGLVTRYRNAGVPPPKALYVDRDCCGASSVHKYLEAWPFLHIRLDIWHFMRRFPYGCTTDKHQLYSVLMGKLSQCIFKWDETDLNLLKTAKRAEMIQQCIQNPSEDDVIRRLSTAELALHCKRVTRGTAETTRLISSLLESLDGPRGFDTQGVPLFDSEKIQQIWKIQSQHVSCIQDPPGLRLYTQVNTLKKGGIELPVYRCARGSTSLESFHLHMNRFIPGTLAKDINFQVFLLDGLFRWNSDRKSSAVVDVKEDAPMTYSGPLKNSVNKLANEVLGRGIFDDYKPPGKYTGELIGIEYLYSQTGEGVTDYREAVRILADDADVEEENPEHSEADEGFHEQQEEMLDPTLPVELSVDPVELGMDPVTPTCTSTSASPALLNIPSVAEYRQMMAQSDPVEVPTHHYEAETDKSKDSDFGDVSDCRLKDISDMNDSKKLNDSKSEMYL; the protein is encoded by the exons ATGAAGAGACACTTTACCGCAAATCACCACTTGATACCTGCACTTTtgcattgtttaattttctggattttTATAACAACTTTTTTTCC tGTCATGAGTTCCTTAGTGCCCACATTCCAACGATTGCCCTCAGGAATTTTGTCCCTCAGTGACAGTGCTGCTGCGAGAGCCGTGAAAACGGAACACAGGGAACGGAACCGAGCTGAATCCGAGAGTGTCATCCGGATAAAGACCCAGGCAGAGCGATCCGTAAACGCCTTGGGGGGAGATGTTAAGAATGTAAAGCATCTGCTCGGACAACATACAATCCAGTTTGGACAGTTTCG AGGAATGACATTCAAATGGCTGCTTGAAAATGCTCCGGGGTGGGTTGCGTTTTTGATTGCCAGGGATGAAACTTCCGGAGAGACCCAGGGTGTTGGCAATAGATGGCTTAACAAGATGGCCCTCCGAAGATATGTCTATCTATTTGAAGAGAGCAAGGAATTAGTGAGGAtgaaaagagaagaaaaacaGAGAAGGACACCTG gGAATCAGAAGCCAAGTTCAGAGACCAGAACCCTTGATGTTCATGTTGATGACTCTGAACTGATAGCATGCTTAGAGGAAGTGGAAGGCAAAGCTGGCAAAG GAATCCCAAAGCCTACGCCAAATCTTGCATCGGCTGTTAGGAGGAAATCATCTACATCTACTTCTACATCTG ATTCCGGTTCCTCCAGGCCGACTAGTAGTACTTCAGCTGCCATGGTTGGAAGAAATCAGCAGCAAGAGTCAAGTTCATCCACAG CACCAGAGTTGGATAGCCTAGCACTTCCTTCTGGCTGGAAAAAGACACTTCCTGAAGTTGACCATCAGTGGATATCGGAGACCTTCTTTCATGCTGGGAAGCGAGGTCCTGAATTTGATTTCAGCCGTGTGTCAAAGCTATGGTACGATCCACCCCAGCCAAGTCTGTCCCGAGCTGTCTTGAACAAGCCGGACCGATACTTTGGACATCGTTTCTTTCTTTGGATGCCACGCCACTTGTTCCATACGCAGTTTCACTGCCCCCATAGTGGTTGTAACGGAACGTTGACAAATGCAGGCGTCCATCAGAAAACCAGGCGTGTTGTGGATGTAGATTCTGTCTACAATATAGCAGCTGAATATCTTAGCTGTTCCAACTGCCATAAGAAGG ttaTTAGTTGGAGTGAGGGAGTTCTTAACCAACTGGACAATGCAACAAGGTCCCGCTTTCCTTGCATCCTTACCTCAAAGTATGCCTGCGATTTGAAGATTGTACGCCTTCTGAGACAGAGAGGACTTGGAAACAGCAGCAGCGCAGTGATGAAACAGGTAAGGGAACAACATGGTGAGTCTTAtctaaataatttacaattgtaTCTATCTCATTGCAGGGACTTTAAGACATCGGCAGAGAGGGGATTCTTTGCTCCGATTCAGTTTAGTGAGCCTCCTCCAGCTGCCGCTGTACCAAGACACCGCTGGTTCATGAAGGTCTACCAGATAGATGTTCTGAACCGCGTTGATTACATCAAAGCCCACATGACGTCACAGTTTGGGACCGTCCTCAAGATGGACTCAACAAAGAAAATCACCAACAAGCTTGCCG GAAAGGGGAGGAAGACAGCAATGTGGGCCACCAACATTGGTAATGAGCATGGACAAGTCCTCATGTCTGTCTTGACTGTCGGTGAGGGATCAGGTTTGAAGCAGATGTTGGATGGCCTTGTTACACGGTACAGAAATGCTGGCGTTCCTCCTCCCAAGGCACTCTATGTTGACCGTGACTGCTGCGGAGCTTCATCTGTGCATAAGTACTTGGAGGCCTGGCCCTTTCTTCATATCAG GTTGGATATATGGCACTTCATGCGCCGCTTTCCCTATGGCTGCACCACTGATAAGCATCAACTGTACAGTGTTTTAATGGGGAAGTTGAGCCAGTGCATCTTCAAGTGGGATGAGACTGATCTCAACTTACTGAAGACTGCTAAGCGAGCCGAGATGATTCAGCAGTGCATCCAAAATCCCTCAGAGGATGATGTCATAAGACGCTTGTCTACAGCTGAGCTTGCACTCCACTGCAAGCGAGTGACCCGCGGCACTGCTGAAACAACTAGGCTCATATCCAGCCTGTTAGAATCCCTAGATGGCCCCAGAGGTTTTGATACCCAGGGAGTGCCTTTGTTTGACAGTGAGAAGATCCAGCAGATCTGGAAGATACAGAGTCAGCATGTATCTTGCATCCAGGATCCCCCTGGTCTTAGACTCTACACACAGGTGAACACTTTGAAGAAAGGCGGCATTGAACTTCCTGTTTACAGATGTGCAAGAGGCTCCACCTCTCTGGAAAGCTTTCATCTCCATATGAACAGGTTTATTCCAG gaACCCTGGCAAAGGACATCAATTTCCAGGTATTCCTATTGGATGGTCTGTTCAGATGGAATTCTGACCGGAAGAGTTCAGCAGTAGTTGATGTCAAAGAAGACGCCCCAATGACATACAGTGGACCGCTTAAGAACTCTGTTAACAAGTTGGCAAATGAGGTCTTGGGCAGAGGAATCTTTGACGACTACAAGCCACCTGGAAAATACACGG GAGAGCTGATAGGAATAGAGTACCTCTACTCCCAAACAGGAGAAGGTGTGACTGACTACAGAGAGGCCGTCCGGATACTCGCTGATGATGCCGATGTGGAGGAGGAAAACCCAGAGCATTCTGAAGCAGATGAAGGATTCCATGAACAACAGGAGGAGATGTTGGATCCCACACTGCCTGTAGAGTTAAGTGTGGATCCTGTAGAGTTAGGTATGGATCCTGTCACACCAACTTGTACATCTACTTCTGCTTCTCCTGCCCTCCTTAACATCCCGTCAGTAGCTGAGTATAGACAGATGATGGCCCAGTCAGATCCAG TTGAGGTACCTACTCATCACTATGAGGCTGAGACAGATAAAAGCAAAGATTCAGACTTTGGTGATGTAAGTGATTGCAGATTAAAAGATATTAGTGACATGAATGAcagcaaaaaattgaatgatagtAAAAGTGAAATGTACTTATaa
- the LOC128178967 gene encoding uncharacterized protein LOC128178967, whose translation MTSAEVQKLKDLWSALSEYDRKRTVFPQRFSTAPLGRFCSKRKKVAPGVESIEKVILGPNQGPAQWPNCNRYTEATVEKLLQIYPSDRRRKGEAVLTKWSLILDAYHTIRKTILNNHRAMSVTDIQLPLLNRKTLQQWFNEKSKAEEKKILMQGLALPTPKMTVAKAPEALPKPTSLPAGSTDPFSFHDPPSTIGMAKLKSRPKKTPKAPIPAVAPVLPCPTPSCDPVMSFQLVTTTEGTALLIPNIPHSTKQYQKRKQELEEQGRPKRKYVRTSTVIRCSKCGEDMKPPDHSQYMGYRYCARKDNIPFQEWRDNLQKAGVARKKKTQQ comes from the exons ATGACTTCAGCTGAAGTCCAGAAGCTGAAAGATCTGTGGTCAGCACTCTCAGAGTATGACAGGAAGAGGACTGTGTTCCCTCAGCGATTCTCCACTGCACCTCTCGGACGTTTCTGTAGCAAAAGAAAGAAAGTTGCACCAGGAGTTGAAAGTATTGAGAA GGTTATTCTTGGTCCAAACCAAGGTCCAGCACAGTGGCCTAACTGCAATCGATACACAGAGGCCACTGTTGAAAAACTTCTGCAGATCTATCCAAGTGATAGAAGGAGGAAGGGGGAGGCGGTTCTCACAAAATGGTCACTCATCCTGGATGCATATCATACCATCAGGAAGACCATTTTGAACAACCATAGAGCCATGTCAGTTACAGACATCCAACTTCCTCTTTTAAACAGGAAGACTCTCCAACAGTG GTTCAATGAGAAGAGTAAGGCTGAGGAGAAGAAAATCTTAATGCAGGGTCTTGCACTTCCTACACCAAAAATGACAGTAGCCAAGGCACCAGAAGCCTTGCCCAAGCCAACATCTTTGCCAGCAGGAAGCACAGACCCCTTCTCTTTTCATGATCCACCCTCTACAATTGGTATGGCCAAACTCAAGAGCAGACCAAAGAAGACTCCAAAAGCACCAATACCAGCTGTGGCACCTGTTCTTCCTTGTCCGACACCTTCTTGCGATCCTGTCATGAGCTTCCAATTGGTCACAACTACAGAAGGCACTGCTTTGTTGATTCCAAATATTCCACACTCTACAAAGCAGTACCAGAAACGAAAACAAGAGCTTGAGGAGCAAGGGCGACCAAAAAGGAAGTATGTCAGGACCTCCACGGTAATCAGGTGTAGCAAGTGTGGTGAGGATATGAAGCCGCCAGACCATTCACAGTATATGGGCTATCGGTATTGTGCTCGCAAAGACAACATACCATTTCAAGAGTGGAGGGATAATCTGCAGAAGGCTGGAGTAGCCAGGAAAAAGAAGACTCAGCAGTAA
- the LOC128178966 gene encoding uncharacterized protein LOC128178966 isoform X1, which translates to MKRHFTANHHLIPALLHCLIFWIFITTFFPVMSSLVPTFQRLPSGILSLSDSAAARAVKTEHRERNRAESESVIRIKTQAERSVNALGGDVKNVKHLLGQHTIQFGQFRGMTFKWLLENAPGWVAFLIARDETSGETQGVGNRWLNKMALRRYVYLFEESKELVRMKREEKQRRTPGNQKPSSETRTLDVHVDDSELIACLEEVEGKAGKGIPKPTPNLASAVRRKSSTSTSTSEDSGSSRPTSSTSAAMVGRNQQQESSSSTAPELDSLALPSGWKKTLPEVDHQWISETFFHAGKRGPEFDFSRVSKLWYDPPQPSLSRAVLNKPDRYFGHRFFLWMPRHLFHTQFHCPHSGCNGTLTNAGVHQKTRRVVDVDSVYNIAAEYLSCSNCHKKVISWSEGVLNQLDNATRSRFPCILTSKYACDLKIVRLLRQRGLGNSSSAVMKQVREQHGESYLNNLQLYLSHCRDFKTSAERGFFAPIQFSEPPPAAAVPRHRWFMKVYQIDVLNRVDYIKAHMTSQFGTVLKMDSTKKITNKLAGKGRKTAMWATNIGNEHGQVLMSVLTVGEGSGLKQMLDGLVTRYRNAGVPPPKALYVDRDCCGASSVHKYLEAWPFLHIRLDIWHFMRRFPYGCTTDKHQLYSVLMGKLSQCIFKWDETDLNLLKTAKRAEMIQQCIQNPSEDDVIRRLSTAELALHCKRVTRGTAETTRLISSLLESLDGPRGFDTQGVPLFDSEKIQQIWKIQSQHVSCIQDPPGLRLYTQVNTLKKGGIELPVYRCARGSTSLESFHLHMNRFIPGTLAKDINFQVFLLDGLFRWNSDRKSSAVVDVKEDAPMTYSGPLKNSVNKLANEVLGRGIFDDYKPPGKYTGELIGIEYLYSQTGEGVTDYREAVRILADDADVEEENPEHSEADEGFHEQQEEMLDPTLPVELSVDPVELGMDPVTPTCTSTSASPALLNIPSVAEYRQMMAQSDPVEVPTHHYEAETDKSKDSDFGDVSDCRLKDISDMNDSKKLNDSKSEMYL; encoded by the exons ATGAAGAGACACTTTACCGCAAATCACCACTTGATACCTGCACTTTtgcattgtttaattttctggattttTATAACAACTTTTTTTCC tGTCATGAGTTCCTTAGTGCCCACATTCCAACGATTGCCCTCAGGAATTTTGTCCCTCAGTGACAGTGCTGCTGCGAGAGCCGTGAAAACGGAACACAGGGAACGGAACCGAGCTGAATCCGAGAGTGTCATCCGGATAAAGACCCAGGCAGAGCGATCCGTAAACGCCTTGGGGGGAGATGTTAAGAATGTAAAGCATCTGCTCGGACAACATACAATCCAGTTTGGACAGTTTCG AGGAATGACATTCAAATGGCTGCTTGAAAATGCTCCGGGGTGGGTTGCGTTTTTGATTGCCAGGGATGAAACTTCCGGAGAGACCCAGGGTGTTGGCAATAGATGGCTTAACAAGATGGCCCTCCGAAGATATGTCTATCTATTTGAAGAGAGCAAGGAATTAGTGAGGAtgaaaagagaagaaaaacaGAGAAGGACACCTG gGAATCAGAAGCCAAGTTCAGAGACCAGAACCCTTGATGTTCATGTTGATGACTCTGAACTGATAGCATGCTTAGAGGAAGTGGAAGGCAAAGCTGGCAAAG GAATCCCAAAGCCTACGCCAAATCTTGCATCGGCTGTTAGGAGGAAATCATCTACATCTACTTCTACATCTG aagATTCCGGTTCCTCCAGGCCGACTAGTAGTACTTCAGCTGCCATGGTTGGAAGAAATCAGCAGCAAGAGTCAAGTTCATCCACAG CACCAGAGTTGGATAGCCTAGCACTTCCTTCTGGCTGGAAAAAGACACTTCCTGAAGTTGACCATCAGTGGATATCGGAGACCTTCTTTCATGCTGGGAAGCGAGGTCCTGAATTTGATTTCAGCCGTGTGTCAAAGCTATGGTACGATCCACCCCAGCCAAGTCTGTCCCGAGCTGTCTTGAACAAGCCGGACCGATACTTTGGACATCGTTTCTTTCTTTGGATGCCACGCCACTTGTTCCATACGCAGTTTCACTGCCCCCATAGTGGTTGTAACGGAACGTTGACAAATGCAGGCGTCCATCAGAAAACCAGGCGTGTTGTGGATGTAGATTCTGTCTACAATATAGCAGCTGAATATCTTAGCTGTTCCAACTGCCATAAGAAGG ttaTTAGTTGGAGTGAGGGAGTTCTTAACCAACTGGACAATGCAACAAGGTCCCGCTTTCCTTGCATCCTTACCTCAAAGTATGCCTGCGATTTGAAGATTGTACGCCTTCTGAGACAGAGAGGACTTGGAAACAGCAGCAGCGCAGTGATGAAACAGGTAAGGGAACAACATGGTGAGTCTTAtctaaataatttacaattgtaTCTATCTCATTGCAGGGACTTTAAGACATCGGCAGAGAGGGGATTCTTTGCTCCGATTCAGTTTAGTGAGCCTCCTCCAGCTGCCGCTGTACCAAGACACCGCTGGTTCATGAAGGTCTACCAGATAGATGTTCTGAACCGCGTTGATTACATCAAAGCCCACATGACGTCACAGTTTGGGACCGTCCTCAAGATGGACTCAACAAAGAAAATCACCAACAAGCTTGCCG GAAAGGGGAGGAAGACAGCAATGTGGGCCACCAACATTGGTAATGAGCATGGACAAGTCCTCATGTCTGTCTTGACTGTCGGTGAGGGATCAGGTTTGAAGCAGATGTTGGATGGCCTTGTTACACGGTACAGAAATGCTGGCGTTCCTCCTCCCAAGGCACTCTATGTTGACCGTGACTGCTGCGGAGCTTCATCTGTGCATAAGTACTTGGAGGCCTGGCCCTTTCTTCATATCAG GTTGGATATATGGCACTTCATGCGCCGCTTTCCCTATGGCTGCACCACTGATAAGCATCAACTGTACAGTGTTTTAATGGGGAAGTTGAGCCAGTGCATCTTCAAGTGGGATGAGACTGATCTCAACTTACTGAAGACTGCTAAGCGAGCCGAGATGATTCAGCAGTGCATCCAAAATCCCTCAGAGGATGATGTCATAAGACGCTTGTCTACAGCTGAGCTTGCACTCCACTGCAAGCGAGTGACCCGCGGCACTGCTGAAACAACTAGGCTCATATCCAGCCTGTTAGAATCCCTAGATGGCCCCAGAGGTTTTGATACCCAGGGAGTGCCTTTGTTTGACAGTGAGAAGATCCAGCAGATCTGGAAGATACAGAGTCAGCATGTATCTTGCATCCAGGATCCCCCTGGTCTTAGACTCTACACACAGGTGAACACTTTGAAGAAAGGCGGCATTGAACTTCCTGTTTACAGATGTGCAAGAGGCTCCACCTCTCTGGAAAGCTTTCATCTCCATATGAACAGGTTTATTCCAG gaACCCTGGCAAAGGACATCAATTTCCAGGTATTCCTATTGGATGGTCTGTTCAGATGGAATTCTGACCGGAAGAGTTCAGCAGTAGTTGATGTCAAAGAAGACGCCCCAATGACATACAGTGGACCGCTTAAGAACTCTGTTAACAAGTTGGCAAATGAGGTCTTGGGCAGAGGAATCTTTGACGACTACAAGCCACCTGGAAAATACACGG GAGAGCTGATAGGAATAGAGTACCTCTACTCCCAAACAGGAGAAGGTGTGACTGACTACAGAGAGGCCGTCCGGATACTCGCTGATGATGCCGATGTGGAGGAGGAAAACCCAGAGCATTCTGAAGCAGATGAAGGATTCCATGAACAACAGGAGGAGATGTTGGATCCCACACTGCCTGTAGAGTTAAGTGTGGATCCTGTAGAGTTAGGTATGGATCCTGTCACACCAACTTGTACATCTACTTCTGCTTCTCCTGCCCTCCTTAACATCCCGTCAGTAGCTGAGTATAGACAGATGATGGCCCAGTCAGATCCAG TTGAGGTACCTACTCATCACTATGAGGCTGAGACAGATAAAAGCAAAGATTCAGACTTTGGTGATGTAAGTGATTGCAGATTAAAAGATATTAGTGACATGAATGAcagcaaaaaattgaatgatagtAAAAGTGAAATGTACTTATaa